One window of the Perca flavescens isolate YP-PL-M2 chromosome 16, PFLA_1.0, whole genome shotgun sequence genome contains the following:
- the ppp2r2ab gene encoding serine/threonine-protein phosphatase 2A 55 kDa regulatory subunit B alpha isoform, translating into MAGPGGDMQWCFSQVKGAIDDDVAEADIISTVEFNHTGELLATGDKGGRVVIFQQEIENKNLPQFRSEYNVYSTFQSHEPEFDYLKSLEIEEKINKIRWLPQKNAAQFLLSTNDKTIKLWKISERDKRPEGYNLKEEDGRYKDPNTITSLRVPVLIPMDLMVEASPRRVFANAHTYHINSISVNSDDETYLSADDLRINLWHLEITDRSFNIVDIKPANMEELTEVITAAEFHPHQCNTFVYSSSKGTLRLCDMRASALCDKHSKLFEEPEDPSNRSFFSEIISSISDVKFSHNGRYMMTRDYLSVKIWDLNMENRPVETYQVHEYLRSKLCSLYENDCIFDKFECCWNGNDSVVMTGSYNNFFRMFDRGQRRDVTLEASRENSKPMQVLKPRKVCAGGKRKKDEISVDSLDFNKKILHTAWHPQDNIIAVATTNNLYIFQDKVN; encoded by the exons ATGGCAG gACCTGGAGGTGACATGCAGTGGTGCTTCTCTCAGGTGAAGGGAGCCATTGATGACGACGTAGCTGAAG CGGACATCATATCCACAGTTGAATTTAACCACAcaggggagctgctagctacTGGAGACAAGGGTGGACGTGTAGTCATTTTCCAGCAGGAAATCGAG AATAAGAATCTGCCTCAGTTCCGGAGTGAATACAATGTTTACAGCACTTTCCAGAGCCATGAGCCAGAGTTTGACTACTTGAAGAGTTTGGAAATAGAAGAGAAGATCAACAAGATTCGCTGGCTTCCCCAGAAGAATGCCGCTCAGTTCCTGTTGTCAACTAACG ATAAGACAATCAAGTTGTGGAAAATCAGTGAACGAGACAAGAGGCCAGAGGGCTATAATCTCAAAGAGGAGGATGGACGCTACAAAGACCCCAACACTATCACGTCACTGCGG GTACCGGTTTTAATACCCATGGACCTCATGGTGGAAGCCAGTCCAAGGAGGGTGTTTGCCAACGCTCACACCTACCATATCAACTCTATCTCAGTCAACAGTGACGACGAGACGTACCTGTCTGCAGATGACCTCCGCATCAACCTCTGGCACCTCGAGATCACCGACCGCAGCTTCA ATATTGTTGACATTAAACCGGCCAACATGGAGGAGCTAACGGAGGTGATCACAGCAGCCGAGTTCCACCCTCATCAGTGTAACACCTTTGTCTACAGCAGCAGCAAAGGAACCCTCCGTCTGTGTGACATGAGGGCATCAGCACTGTGTGACAAGCACTCCAAAT TGTTTGAGGAGCCAGAAGACCCCAGTAATCGCTCCTTCTTCTCTGAGATCATATCATCAATCTCAGATGTCAAGTTTAGCCACAATGGGCGCTACATGATGACCAGAGACTACTTGTCTGTTAAGATTTGGGATCTGAACATGGAAAACAGGCCTGTGGAGACCTATCAG GTTCATGAGTACCTGAGGAGCAAGCTGTGCTCGCTGTACGAGAATGACTGCATCTTTGATAAGTTTGAATGCTGCTGGAATGGCAATGACAG CGTGGTGATGACTGGCTCATACAACAACTTCTTCCGGATGTTCGACCGTGGCCAAAGGCGGGACGTAACCTTGGAGGCCTCGCGCGAAAACAGCAAGCCCATGCAGGTCCTCAAGCCTCGCAAAGTGTGCGCAGGCGGCAAGCGCAAGAAGGATGAAATCAGCGTGGACAGTTTGGACTTCAACAAGAAGATCCTTCACACTGCCTGGCATCCCCAGGACAACATCATCGCCGTGGCGACGACCAACAACCTCTACATATTCCAAGATAAAGTGAACTAA